The following proteins are co-located in the Streptomyces sp. NBC_01198 genome:
- a CDS encoding branched-chain amino acid ABC transporter permease: MTTATPAREAAATGEVPGPAGSLRRYGRWWPAAALAALLAAPYSSLPLPGLLDGPIGSAGSLQLLALCLVFGALATGYDLLLGRTGLLSFGHALYFAAGSYATELLMAEAGLPFAAAAALGLCCGVALSAALGSVALRVGGIAFSMVTLAFAQAGSILVERDPGGVTGGEEGRAIPADRLPSSLAGIGNTANLYWIALAYLVLTLAVVHWAVRSPTGRVWEGIKENERRVEVLGLRPYGFKLVAFMLAGALAAVGGVVHLLLTGGATPQTTTSDFTLSLLVMVVLGGSGSRWGPLIGGVLYTWADHRLGDLAGSGAVSDLPSVLRVPLSQPLFLLGALFVATVVALPGGLTRLPARLRGR; encoded by the coding sequence ATGACCACCGCCACGCCCGCCCGCGAGGCGGCCGCCACCGGCGAGGTGCCCGGGCCCGCCGGGTCGCTGCGCCGCTACGGCCGCTGGTGGCCGGCTGCCGCGCTGGCCGCGCTGCTCGCGGCGCCCTACAGCTCGCTGCCGCTGCCCGGGCTGCTCGACGGCCCGATCGGCAGCGCGGGCAGCCTGCAACTGCTGGCGCTGTGCCTGGTGTTCGGCGCGCTCGCGACCGGCTACGACCTGCTGCTCGGGCGCACGGGGCTGCTGTCGTTCGGGCATGCGCTGTATTTCGCCGCGGGCAGCTACGCGACCGAACTCCTCATGGCCGAGGCCGGGTTGCCGTTCGCTGCGGCCGCGGCGCTCGGGCTGTGCTGCGGTGTCGCGCTGAGCGCGGCGCTGGGCTCGGTGGCGCTGCGGGTCGGCGGGATCGCCTTCTCCATGGTCACGCTGGCCTTCGCGCAGGCCGGCTCCATCCTGGTGGAACGCGACCCGGGCGGTGTCACCGGCGGCGAGGAGGGCCGGGCCATCCCGGCCGACAGACTGCCGTCCTCGCTGGCCGGCATCGGCAACACCGCCAACCTCTACTGGATCGCCCTGGCCTACCTGGTGCTGACCCTCGCGGTGGTGCACTGGGCGGTGCGCTCCCCCACCGGCCGGGTCTGGGAGGGCATCAAGGAGAACGAGCGCCGGGTCGAGGTGCTCGGCCTGCGCCCGTACGGGTTCAAGCTGGTCGCCTTCATGCTGGCCGGTGCGCTGGCCGCCGTCGGCGGCGTGGTGCATCTGCTGCTCACCGGCGGCGCGACCCCGCAGACCACCACGTCGGACTTCACGCTGTCGCTGCTGGTGATGGTGGTGCTCGGCGGGTCCGGGTCGCGCTGGGGGCCGCTGATCGGCGGCGTCCTCTACACCTGGGCGGACCACCGGCTGGGCGACCTGGCGGGGTCCGGAGCGGTCTCGGACCTGCCGTCCGTCCTGCGGGTGCCGCTGTCCCAGCCGCTGTTCCTGCTGGGCGCCCTCTTCGTCGCCACCGTCGTCGCGCTGCCGGGCGGGCTCACCCGCCTGCCCGCCCGGCTGCGCGGGCGCTGA
- a CDS encoding polysaccharide lyase family 8 super-sandwich domain-containing protein has product MQMSRRTLLSMAPAGALLALAGRIRAAAAEPGAAAPPSAATDRATLLGNVTAIFCGTPQSNARPEVAGKLAALQSTATARLAAMDAAGAGELFHGVDLGTSDPHLTSSFQYLYEIALATLAPGSSLLGDTAVQQRVIDALAWLYDRYYGDQATGYYGNWFNWEIGISTYVSRTLVLLADRLDQAAPGLTATYVAAMDGYLRNGKGGDVDLDSRFHTGANLADITTNRILQGAALGEAARITKAVADQLTVYATVDPYAPQHGVTDGFYADGSFLQHSSVAYTGSYGTGLLTRVVQTVKILDGTGFVPAEGDLPGVVAGWVAGSFAPLIVEGWMSEIVKGRALSRTGTGYADVAAVVEAVVDLSGYATGDGATALAGYAKYLRQVTKAAPDPAGFVSPVSVARYADLLADPAIPARDINPAAQHSAYPAMDRSVHRRPGWTFALARSSTRISGYEYMSGENLMPWFQGAGAHYLYLAGQDQTQAFGVDYFTAVPPDRLAGVTAPVEVRRTVPELYGTQWYDNPAAGFTSSSESQNSYLYFPRGTNALSGGAVLGTYGAAAMVLAPDVAWTAKQAGLLPADFVAYRGADATKSWFMLDDEVVVLAAGVGDGAGRAVTTTVDARIAGAADPVALTGEVRGGGAWSGTGTAPLSWLRYADAAQGTAVGYVLLDTHQPPPTVALDTVTRSRRAVRLTNPDTSVTKQVFTLTFHQEAGARHTALAYAIVPGASERTLRSYARGPLAVLANTTAVQAVSHRGLGLLAVNTFTAGLHRAGRLTVDGPASVLLREARDGTVALALADPTTGRATVSVQLRGRRLRPVTSAPGIHVRSTPAGTTVVADTDRLYGRTLSATLR; this is encoded by the coding sequence GTGCAGATGTCCCGCCGTACCCTGCTGTCGATGGCCCCGGCCGGCGCCCTGCTGGCACTGGCCGGCCGGATACGCGCCGCCGCCGCGGAACCGGGCGCCGCCGCCCCGCCGTCCGCCGCGACCGACCGGGCGACCCTTCTCGGCAACGTCACCGCGATATTCTGCGGCACACCGCAGTCCAACGCCCGCCCGGAGGTGGCCGGCAAGCTCGCCGCCCTCCAGTCCACCGCCACCGCCAGGCTCGCCGCGATGGACGCGGCCGGCGCCGGCGAGCTCTTCCACGGCGTCGACCTCGGCACCAGCGACCCGCACCTGACCAGCTCCTTCCAGTACCTGTACGAGATCGCGCTGGCCACCCTCGCCCCCGGCTCCTCGCTGCTCGGCGACACCGCTGTGCAGCAACGCGTCATCGACGCTCTGGCCTGGCTCTACGACCGTTACTACGGCGACCAGGCGACCGGCTACTACGGCAACTGGTTCAACTGGGAGATCGGCATCTCCACCTACGTCAGCCGCACCCTGGTCCTGCTCGCCGACCGCCTCGACCAGGCCGCGCCCGGCCTGACCGCCACCTACGTCGCCGCCATGGACGGATACCTGCGCAACGGCAAGGGCGGCGACGTCGACCTCGACTCCCGCTTCCACACCGGCGCCAACCTCGCCGACATCACCACCAACCGCATCCTGCAGGGCGCCGCGCTCGGCGAGGCCGCACGGATCACCAAGGCCGTCGCCGACCAGCTCACCGTCTACGCCACGGTGGACCCCTACGCCCCCCAGCACGGCGTCACCGACGGCTTCTACGCCGACGGGTCGTTCCTCCAGCACTCCTCGGTGGCCTACACCGGCTCGTACGGCACCGGGCTGCTCACCCGGGTGGTGCAGACCGTCAAGATCCTGGACGGCACCGGCTTCGTCCCCGCCGAGGGCGACCTGCCCGGCGTCGTCGCCGGCTGGGTGGCCGGCAGCTTCGCGCCGCTGATCGTCGAGGGCTGGATGTCCGAGATCGTCAAGGGCCGGGCGCTGTCCAGGACCGGCACCGGATACGCCGACGTGGCCGCCGTGGTCGAGGCGGTCGTCGACCTGTCGGGCTACGCCACCGGCGACGGCGCCACCGCGCTGGCCGGCTACGCGAAATACCTGCGGCAGGTGACGAAGGCCGCGCCCGACCCGGCCGGCTTCGTCTCCCCGGTCAGCGTCGCCCGCTACGCCGACCTGCTGGCCGACCCCGCGATCCCGGCCCGCGACATCAACCCCGCCGCCCAGCACAGCGCCTACCCCGCCATGGACCGCAGCGTCCACCGCCGCCCCGGCTGGACCTTCGCGCTGGCCCGCAGCTCCACCCGGATCAGCGGTTACGAGTACATGAGCGGCGAGAACCTGATGCCGTGGTTCCAGGGCGCGGGCGCCCACTACCTCTACCTCGCCGGGCAGGACCAGACGCAGGCCTTCGGCGTCGACTACTTCACCGCCGTGCCGCCCGACCGGCTGGCCGGCGTCACCGCCCCGGTCGAGGTCCGGCGGACCGTCCCCGAGCTGTACGGCACCCAGTGGTACGACAACCCCGCCGCCGGCTTCACCTCGTCCTCCGAGTCGCAGAACAGTTACCTGTACTTCCCGCGCGGCACCAACGCCCTGTCGGGCGGCGCCGTCCTCGGTACGTACGGCGCCGCCGCGATGGTGCTGGCCCCCGACGTGGCCTGGACCGCGAAACAGGCCGGGCTGCTGCCCGCCGACTTCGTCGCCTACCGCGGGGCCGACGCCACCAAGTCGTGGTTCATGCTGGACGACGAGGTCGTGGTGCTCGCCGCCGGCGTCGGCGACGGCGCGGGGCGCGCGGTCACCACCACCGTCGACGCCAGGATCGCCGGCGCCGCCGACCCGGTGGCCCTCACCGGCGAGGTGCGCGGCGGCGGCGCCTGGTCCGGCACCGGCACCGCCCCGCTGAGCTGGCTGCGGTACGCCGACGCCGCCCAGGGGACCGCGGTCGGCTACGTCCTGCTCGACACGCACCAGCCGCCGCCGACCGTAGCCCTGGACACGGTCACCCGCAGCCGCCGCGCGGTCCGGCTGACCAACCCCGACACCTCCGTCACCAAGCAGGTCTTCACGCTGACCTTCCACCAGGAAGCAGGCGCCCGGCACACCGCGCTGGCCTACGCCATCGTCCCCGGCGCCTCCGAGCGGACCCTGCGGTCGTACGCCCGCGGGCCGCTCGCCGTCCTCGCCAACACCACCGCCGTCCAGGCCGTGAGCCATCGGGGGCTCGGCCTGCTGGCCGTGAACACCTTCACCGCCGGCTTGCACCGCGCCGGACGCCTGACCGTCGACGGCCCCGCGTCCGTGCTGCTCCGCGAAGCCCGCGACGGCACCGTGGCGCTGGCACTGGCCGATCCGACCACCGGGCGGGCCACCGTCTCGGTCCAGCTGCGGGGGCGCCGCCTGCGCCCGGTGACCTCGGCGCCCGGGATCCACGTCCGCTCCACCCCGGCCGGCACCACCGTCGTGGCGGACACCGACCGGCTCTACGGCCGCACCCTGTCCGCCACCCTGCGCTGA
- a CDS encoding universal stress protein encodes MVFDRAAAPRGGGRTVVVGVADSDSSWRAAAYAVGLARRQDALLVVIHVLPVHSTAMLAGLSWMLAADDLAVAEQLRHRVAIGLTGTLGLPAPRWEFHILRAADVATGLAETADELRADTVVIGASRGLRHRLFGSAGVRLVRTGRWPVIVVP; translated from the coding sequence GTGGTTTTCGATCGGGCCGCCGCCCCGCGGGGCGGCGGCCGCACAGTCGTGGTCGGAGTGGCCGACTCCGACTCCTCATGGCGGGCCGCCGCCTACGCCGTGGGGCTCGCCCGGCGCCAGGACGCCCTGCTGGTGGTGATCCACGTCCTGCCGGTGCACTCCACCGCGATGCTGGCCGGCCTGTCGTGGATGCTCGCCGCCGACGACCTGGCGGTGGCCGAGCAGCTGCGGCACCGGGTGGCGATCGGGCTGACCGGCACGCTCGGCCTACCCGCCCCGCGCTGGGAGTTCCACATCCTGCGGGCCGCCGACGTGGCCACCGGGCTCGCCGAGACAGCCGACGAGCTGCGCGCGGACACGGTGGTCATCGGCGCGTCCAGGGGCCTGCGGCACCGGCTCTTCGGCTCGGCCGGCGTGCGGCTGGTCAGGACCGGGCGGTGGCCGGTGATCGTGGTGCCCTGA
- a CDS encoding MDR family MFS transporter, with amino-acid sequence MSAQADAAQTGTAAPPTGYTHRQIMIILSGLLLGMFLAALDQTVVSTAIYKIGESLNGLTAQAWVTTAFLITSTIATPLYGKLSDQYGRKPFFLFAISVFVVGSALCMLSTSMYMLAGFRAFQGIGAGGLFSLAFAIIGDIIPPRERAKYQGYFMAVFGTSSVLGPVIGGALAGQDSLLGIDGWRWIFLVNVPIGVLALIVVAKVLHVKQDRRPHRVDSLGAVALVVALVPLLIIAEQGREWGWGSGTALACYVVGAIGIVCFLLAERRAGEEALLPLRLFRNGVFALGSAQSAIIGIGMFGGITLIPLYLQLVKGNSPTRAGLLTLPLVLGIMVLSMVSGVITSRTGRYKIFPIIGCVLLVAGMLMFWQMDADSSLLYVDVAMFVVGAGLGLNFQTIVLAMQNAVPPRDIGVATSSTTFFRQMGGTLGVAVFLSIVYSVVGGRISAAYADARGGAAFHKAAAAHPDQLKQLTSGGSGSLNDTSFLNHIDPVLGHPFKVGFTEAINVAFLVGAGVLVVALLLSTLLKEVPLRTTAAAFSPDEAEPEAGKAAGSGTPDGSVA; translated from the coding sequence ATGAGCGCCCAAGCAGACGCCGCGCAGACCGGCACCGCCGCACCCCCGACGGGCTACACCCACCGGCAGATCATGATCATCCTGTCCGGACTGCTGCTGGGGATGTTCCTCGCCGCACTGGACCAGACGGTGGTCTCCACCGCCATCTACAAGATCGGCGAGAGCCTCAACGGCCTGACCGCACAGGCGTGGGTGACCACCGCCTTCCTGATCACCTCGACGATCGCGACCCCGCTGTACGGCAAGCTGTCCGACCAGTACGGCCGCAAGCCCTTCTTCCTCTTCGCGATCTCGGTCTTCGTCGTCGGGTCGGCGCTGTGCATGCTGTCGACCTCGATGTACATGCTGGCCGGATTCCGTGCCTTCCAGGGCATAGGCGCCGGCGGCCTGTTCTCGCTGGCCTTCGCGATCATCGGCGACATCATCCCGCCGCGGGAACGCGCGAAGTACCAGGGCTACTTCATGGCCGTCTTCGGCACCTCCAGCGTCCTCGGCCCGGTCATCGGCGGAGCGCTGGCCGGGCAGGACTCGCTGCTCGGCATCGACGGCTGGCGGTGGATCTTCCTGGTCAACGTGCCGATCGGCGTCCTGGCGCTGATCGTGGTGGCCAAGGTGCTGCACGTCAAGCAGGACCGCCGCCCGCACCGGGTGGACTCGCTGGGCGCGGTCGCGCTGGTCGTCGCGCTGGTGCCGCTGCTGATCATCGCCGAGCAGGGCCGCGAATGGGGCTGGGGCAGCGGCACCGCGCTGGCCTGCTACGTCGTCGGCGCGATCGGCATCGTCTGCTTCCTGCTCGCCGAACGACGGGCCGGCGAGGAGGCGCTGCTGCCGCTGCGGCTGTTCCGCAACGGGGTCTTCGCGCTGGGCTCGGCCCAGTCCGCGATCATCGGTATCGGGATGTTCGGCGGCATCACCCTCATCCCGCTCTACCTCCAGCTGGTCAAGGGCAACTCGCCCACCAGGGCGGGCCTGCTGACGCTGCCTCTGGTACTGGGCATCATGGTGCTGTCCATGGTCTCGGGCGTGATCACCTCGCGCACCGGCCGCTACAAGATCTTCCCGATCATCGGCTGCGTGCTGCTGGTGGCCGGCATGCTGATGTTCTGGCAGATGGACGCCGACAGCAGCCTGCTGTACGTCGACGTCGCGATGTTCGTGGTCGGCGCCGGGCTCGGGCTCAACTTCCAGACCATCGTGCTGGCCATGCAGAACGCCGTGCCGCCCCGGGACATCGGCGTCGCCACCTCGTCGACCACCTTCTTCCGGCAGATGGGCGGCACGCTCGGCGTCGCCGTCTTCCTGTCGATCGTCTACTCGGTGGTCGGCGGCCGGATCTCCGCCGCCTACGCCGACGCGCGCGGCGGCGCCGCTTTCCACAAGGCCGCCGCCGCCCACCCCGACCAGCTCAAGCAGCTCACCTCGGGCGGGTCGGGAAGCCTCAACGACACGTCCTTCCTCAACCACATCGACCCGGTGCTCGGCCACCCCTTCAAGGTCGGCTTCACCGAGGCCATCAACGTGGCCTTCCTGGTCGGTGCCGGCGTCCTGGTGGTCGCCCTGCTGCTGTCCACGCTGCTGAAGGAGGTGCCGCTGCGGACCACGGCGGCCGCCTTCAGCCCCGACGAGGCAGAACCGGAGGCGGGCAAGGCCGCGGGCAGCGGGACGCCCGACGGCTCGGTGGCCTAG
- a CDS encoding MarC family protein, with translation MITLTYSAAFITFFSVIGPPKVLLAFAGLAQYHPRGDLHTIALISSAGAVVIGVAAGLSSPWLLELFHISTPALALAGGIIFFLYAVGLVLGLHIGTEGPGEDGPDVTSGLRELLVPYVVSPLAMTAVLIEAAERNDWGWRGTVAAAFVSVIAVDLVCVLLLGGLLQRAHTAVVELVARLVGLLLAAVGVDLVLDGLFDLGINTLSRRG, from the coding sequence ATGATCACCTTGACCTACTCCGCAGCGTTCATCACGTTCTTCTCCGTGATCGGCCCGCCCAAGGTGCTGCTCGCCTTCGCCGGGCTCGCGCAGTACCACCCGAGAGGGGACCTGCACACCATCGCGCTGATCTCGTCGGCCGGCGCGGTGGTCATCGGAGTGGCCGCCGGGCTCAGCTCGCCGTGGCTGCTCGAACTGTTCCACATCTCGACCCCCGCGCTGGCGCTGGCCGGCGGGATCATCTTCTTCCTCTACGCGGTCGGCCTGGTGCTCGGCCTGCACATCGGCACCGAGGGCCCCGGCGAGGACGGACCCGATGTCACCAGCGGGCTGCGGGAGCTGCTGGTGCCGTACGTGGTCAGCCCGCTGGCCATGACGGCGGTGCTGATCGAGGCCGCGGAACGCAACGACTGGGGCTGGCGCGGCACCGTCGCCGCGGCCTTCGTCTCGGTCATCGCGGTGGACCTGGTCTGCGTCCTGCTGCTCGGCGGGCTGTTGCAGAGGGCGCACACCGCCGTCGTCGAACTGGTCGCCCGGCTGGTCGGGTTGCTGCTCGCGGCGGTCGGCGTCGATCTCGTCCTCGACGGGTTGTTCGACCTGGGGATCAACACGCTGTCGAGGCGCGGCTGA
- a CDS encoding transcriptional regulator, which produces MLSRLAEQRATGVLLRDTGALYLDAGEVVHAESPAAPGIEVLLTAGGRLSPEAWQEAVAAAGAACRTGHWLIEHRRLAAGELEISRLGALYDAAYFVLAPGAGPTRFRHGVRHWFGSLGGVAVGRLEGETRRRRLLLESLWPHPRLDTAPVSVARTALLPAARPPFLPRRQAAVLDLADGVRTPSAIAALLGRPAFHALVDVRRLAALGLVETPRGSTRATARAPAWFQNIGDDPDAALLRRLRVALERL; this is translated from the coding sequence ATGCTGTCCCGGCTCGCCGAACAGCGGGCCACCGGCGTGCTGTTACGGGACACCGGCGCGCTCTACCTGGACGCCGGCGAGGTCGTGCACGCCGAGAGCCCGGCGGCGCCCGGGATCGAGGTGCTGCTGACCGCCGGCGGCCGGCTGTCGCCCGAGGCCTGGCAGGAGGCGGTGGCCGCGGCGGGCGCCGCCTGCCGGACCGGCCACTGGCTCATCGAGCACCGCAGGCTGGCGGCGGGCGAGTTGGAGATCAGCCGGCTCGGCGCGCTGTACGACGCCGCCTACTTCGTCCTGGCGCCCGGCGCCGGACCGACCCGCTTCCGGCACGGGGTCAGGCACTGGTTCGGCTCGCTGGGCGGTGTGGCGGTGGGCCGGTTGGAGGGCGAGACCCGGCGCCGCCGGCTGCTGCTCGAGTCGCTGTGGCCGCACCCGCGGCTGGACACCGCCCCGGTGTCGGTCGCCAGGACCGCCCTGCTGCCGGCCGCCCGGCCGCCGTTCCTGCCGCGCCGGCAAGCCGCCGTACTCGACCTGGCGGACGGCGTACGGACTCCGTCGGCCATCGCCGCGCTGCTGGGCCGGCCGGCCTTCCACGCGCTGGTGGACGTACGGCGGCTGGCCGCACTCGGGCTGGTCGAGACCCCGCGCGGCAGCACCCGGGCGACGGCGCGGGCGCCGGCCTGGTTCCAGAACATCGGCGACGACCCGGACGCGGCACTGCTGCGCAGGCTGCGGGTCGCGCTGGAGCGGTTGTGA
- a CDS encoding roadblock/LC7 domain-containing protein translates to MVHEAAIRTELEGLRARLPEVTGALAATTDGLLLAADAPGVQAEGFAALTAAALGVGLRLADSAGHRSLHELLIRSDTGCIVLHAAGRDAVLAVLAGPRTNVGRLHLETRRSCARVAGLLDAAFALPEGGGTP, encoded by the coding sequence ATGGTGCACGAAGCCGCTATACGTACCGAGTTGGAAGGGCTGCGGGCGCGGCTGCCGGAGGTGACCGGCGCCCTCGCGGCCACCACCGACGGCCTGCTGCTGGCCGCGGACGCCCCAGGGGTGCAGGCCGAGGGTTTCGCGGCGCTGACCGCCGCCGCCCTGGGGGTGGGGCTGCGGCTCGCCGACAGCGCCGGGCACCGGTCGCTGCACGAGCTGCTGATCCGCAGCGACACCGGCTGCATCGTGCTGCACGCGGCCGGCCGCGACGCGGTGCTCGCGGTGCTCGCCGGCCCCCGCACCAACGTCGGCCGGCTGCACCTGGAGACCCGCCGCAGCTGCGCCCGGGTGGCGGGCCTGCTGGACGCCGCCTTCGCGCTGCCGGAGGGCGGCGGTACGCCATGA
- a CDS encoding SDR family oxidoreductase, producing the protein MRCLVTGATGYIGGRLVPELLDAGHQVRCLARTPVKLRDHPWVGSAEVVAGDVTDEASVRDALEGIDVAYYLVHALGTGRDFERTDRTAARVFGEQARAAGVRRIVYLGGLTPRGVPARDLSPHLRSRAEVGRILLESGVPATVLRAAVIIGSGSASFEMLRYLTERLPVMVTPSWVSTRIQPIAVRDVLRYLVGSATMPADVSRAFDVGGPDVVTYRDLMRRYAVVAGLPRRLIVPVPVLTPRLSSHWIGLVTPVPAGVAKPLAESLRHEVVCEEHDIADHVPDPPGAPIGVDAALTLALRRVQDAQVSTRWSSASVQGAPSDPLPTDPDWAGGSLYTDRREAVVDASPADLWRVIEGIGGEHGWYSFPLAWVVRGQLDRLVGGVGLRRGRRDAARLRVGDSLDFWRVEEIERGHLLRLRAEMRLPGLAWLEMCADRDAAGRTCYRQRAVFHPRGLVGHAYWWAISPFHATVFGGMARNIARAAARTAAEGAA; encoded by the coding sequence CTGCGCTGCCTGGTCACCGGGGCCACCGGTTACATCGGCGGACGCCTCGTGCCGGAACTCCTCGACGCCGGGCACCAGGTGCGCTGCCTGGCCCGCACCCCGGTCAAGCTGCGCGACCACCCCTGGGTGGGCTCGGCGGAGGTTGTCGCCGGCGACGTGACGGACGAGGCGTCGGTCCGGGACGCGCTGGAAGGCATCGACGTCGCCTACTACCTGGTGCACGCGCTCGGCACCGGAAGGGACTTCGAGCGGACCGACCGGACGGCGGCCCGGGTCTTCGGCGAGCAGGCGCGGGCCGCGGGAGTGCGCCGGATCGTCTACCTCGGCGGCCTCACCCCGCGCGGGGTGCCCGCACGCGACCTGTCGCCGCATCTGCGCTCCCGCGCCGAGGTGGGCCGGATCCTGCTGGAGTCCGGCGTGCCGGCCACCGTGCTGCGGGCGGCGGTCATCATCGGCTCCGGCTCCGCGTCCTTCGAGATGCTGCGCTACCTCACCGAGCGGCTGCCGGTGATGGTCACCCCGAGCTGGGTGAGCACCAGGATCCAGCCGATCGCGGTGCGGGACGTGCTGCGCTACCTGGTCGGCAGCGCCACGATGCCCGCCGACGTGAGCCGGGCCTTCGACGTCGGCGGCCCCGACGTGGTCACCTACCGCGACCTGATGCGCCGTTACGCCGTGGTGGCCGGGCTGCCGCGGCGGCTCATCGTGCCGGTGCCGGTCCTGACCCCGCGGCTGTCCAGCCACTGGATCGGCCTGGTCACCCCGGTGCCTGCGGGGGTGGCCAAACCGCTGGCCGAGTCGCTGCGGCACGAGGTCGTCTGCGAGGAGCACGACATCGCCGACCACGTGCCCGACCCGCCGGGTGCGCCCATCGGGGTGGACGCGGCGCTGACGCTGGCGCTGCGCCGGGTGCAGGACGCCCAGGTGAGCACCCGGTGGTCGTCCGCCTCGGTGCAGGGCGCCCCCAGCGACCCGCTGCCCACCGACCCCGACTGGGCGGGCGGCAGCCTCTACACCGACCGGCGGGAGGCCGTGGTCGACGCGAGCCCCGCCGATCTGTGGCGGGTGATCGAGGGCATCGGCGGCGAGCACGGCTGGTACTCCTTCCCGCTCGCCTGGGTGGTACGGGGGCAGCTCGACCGGCTGGTCGGCGGGGTCGGGCTGCGCAGGGGCCGGCGGGACGCGGCGCGGCTGCGGGTCGGCGACTCGCTGGACTTCTGGCGGGTCGAGGAGATCGAACGGGGCCATCTGCTCAGGCTGCGCGCCGAGATGCGGCTGCCGGGCCTGGCCTGGCTGGAGATGTGCGCGGACCGCGACGCCGCCGGGCGCACCTGCTACCGGCAGCGGGCCGTCTTCCATCCGCGCGGGCTGGTGGGGCACGCCTACTGGTGGGCGATCTCGCCCTTCCACGCGACGGTCTTCGGCGGCATGGCCCGCAACATCGCACGCGCCGCGGCACGGACGGCGGCGGAGGGCGCCGCGTGA